A portion of the Hydractinia symbiolongicarpus strain clone_291-10 chromosome 10, HSymV2.1, whole genome shotgun sequence genome contains these proteins:
- the LOC130613256 gene encoding oxysterol-binding protein-related protein 8-like isoform X2, which yields MEEHVQRASLSDVSSPRTEYEIETFNNSTSTLPTTATSASPHPSDDRSKLTNKESFKVRKRTYKKEKKKKEKEFSSAIKDKSVTIVSSWLKIRGTLKSWSKYWCVVKPEVIIVYKSDSQHHWVGTILINNCEFIERPSSKEGFCFKIFQPYGQSIWATKGPKGEVAGSLVQPMPKDHLIFRAANEEIGRCWLDALEVAQSTSLISSSDKIQSDLYGSQHKDTSMAENIYDDGFIGDKSDYSSGEDPPEEEAYGAFTCTDEPVEETSYVAPVEHEEFGEAGETSEEMEEENKSILWALLKQVRPGMDLSKVTLPTFILEPRSFLDKLSDYYYHSDYLATTAMEENPYLRMKEVVKWYLSGFYKKPKGLKKPYNPIIGEMFRCHWPNERNGSRTFFIAEQVSHHPPVSAFYCSNRKDGYAIGGSILAKSKFYGNSSSAILDGTATITFLKLGEDYTVNMPYAHVKGILIGSLTAEYGGVVHIKCEKTGYRADIEFKLKPFWKKSGECNYIAGKIRMGNDVLSKIEGRWDGEIFITEYIKDNQTVEDPIPEVYFSPTPEVKRSRLKRHTVKDDAQEEYESERLWSQVSIAIKEADQTAATREKLVLEDAQRKLHKELKEKDEQWTPRYFERDPDSTNTHAWIYKYKDLRAWDTGADLMQYEYKGIIKTQTRHKVPLVKRTTSIANILTNTTPEKVKRLPSIREPESESGSRKNSYDRTSNYSTRSEDDAFTGIGKMKRVSIEDTLKACLKPLVDSNIETKKQLTALRAELRRFRESMSDAGILSFRDVVLVIGVIFIQLLLQWWWKR from the exons ATGGAGGAACATGTGCAAAGAGCATCTCTTTCAG ATGTGTCATCTCCAAGAACAGAATATGAAATTGAAACATTTAAT AATTCCACGTCAACATTGCCAACAACTGCCACATCAGCTAGTCCACATCCTTCAGATGATCGAAGCAAGTTAACAAACAAAGAAAGTTTTAag GTAAGGAAACGAACATACaagaaggagaagaagaagaaagaaaaagaattttcaTCTGCAATTAAGGACAAGTCAGTTACAATTGTCTCCTCCTGGTTGAAG ATACGAGGAACGTTAAAAAGTTGGTCAAAATACTGGTGCGTGGTGAAACCTGAAGTGATAATTGTTTACAAGAGTGATTCA CAACACCACTGGGTTGGAACCATTTTGATCAATAATTGTGAATTCATTGAAAGGCCCTCATCAAAAGAAGGATTTTGCTTCAAAATATTTCAACCTTATGGACAGAGTATATGGGCGACAAAG GGGCCAAAGGGCGAGGTAGCTGGATCTTTAGTGCAGCCCATGCCCAAAGATCATTTGATATTTCGTGCAGCCAATGAAGAAATAG GACGATGTTGGTTGGACGCATTGGAGGTTGCTCAAAGTACTTCTTTGATCAGTTCATCTGATAAAAT TCAAAGTGATTTATATGGCTCCCAACACAAGGATACTTCTATGGCTGAAA atatttACGACGATGGTTTTATTggt GACAAATCAGATTACTCCAGTGGCGAAGACCCACCTGAAGAAGAAG CTTATGGAGCTTTCACATGTACAGATGAGCCGGTGGAAGAAACCTCTTATGTTGCTCCAGTAGAACATGAAGAATTCGGTGAA GCTGGTGAAACATCAGAGGAGATGGAGGAAGAGAACAAAAGCATACTGTGGGCTTTGTTGAAACAA GTTCGACCGGgaatggacctttcaaaagtGACGCTACCTACGTTTATATTAGAACCCAGATCCTTTCTCGACAAACTGTCCGATTATTACTACCATTCAGATTATTTAGCAAC AACTGCAATGGAGGAAAATCCCTACTTGAGAATGAAGGAAGTGGTTAAGTGGTATCTTTCTGGATTTTATAAAAAACCGAAG GGATTAAAAAAACCATACAATCCGATCATCGGCGAAATGTTTCGTTGCCATTGGCCCAACGAACGCAATGGATCCCGGACGTTTTTCATAGCAGAGCAAGTCTCCCATCATCCACCTGTATCAGCATTTTATTGTTCTAACCGTAAAGATGGATATGCAATTGGCGGTTCTATATTGGCTAAATCGAAATTTTATG GTAACTCGTCTTCCGCCATCTTGGATGGGACAGCCACAATCACTTTTTTGAAGCTTGGTGAAGACTACACAGTTAACATGCCATACGCACATGTGAAAG gcattctgattggttCACTTACGGCTGAGTATGGCGGCGTGGTTCATATTAAATGTGAAAAAACTGGTTATCGTGCAGATATTGAATTTAAACTAAAG ccatTTTGGAAGAAGAGTGGAGAATGTAATTATATCGCTGGTAAAATTCGCATGGGTAATGATGTCTTGTCAAAAATTGAAGGACGATGG GATGGCGAGATTTTCATTACGGAGTATATCAAAGATAATCAGACTGTGGAAGATCCTATTCCTGAAGTTTATTTTTCTCCTACACCTGAAGTAAAACGGTCGCGTTTGAAGCGTCATACAGTCAAAGATGACGCTCAGGAGGAGTACGAGTCTGAGAGGTTATGGAGTCAGGTGTCGATAGCAATAAAAGAAGCGGACCAG ACGGCTGCTACTCGAGAGAAGTTAGTCCTGGAAGACGCGCAAAGAAAACTTCACAAAGAACTTAAAGAAAAAGACGAACAATGGACGCCTAGATATTTCGAGCGCGATCCAGATTCAACCAATACCCATGCGTGGATATATAAATACAAGGA TTTGAGGGCGTGGGACACAGGTGCAGACTTGATGCAGTACGAATACAAGGGAATTATAAAAACGCAGACCAGACATAAAGTACCGTTGGTCAAACGTACCACCAGCATAGCGAATATTCTTACTAATACGACGCCTGAAAAAGTCAAGCGACTGCCATCGATTAGAGAACCGGAGTCGGAGTCCGGCTCACGTAAAAACTCCTACGaccg GACCAGTAATTATTCAACTCGAAGCGAAGACGACGCTTTTACGGGAATTGGAAAAATGAAACGAGTTTCAATCGAAGATACGTTGAAAGCGTGCCTGAAGCCTCTCGTAGATAGTAACATCGAAACAAAGAAGCAATTAACGGCGTTGCGAGCTGAGCTAAGACGTTTTCGAGAGAGTATGTCTGATGCGGGGATTTTGAGTTTCAGAGACGTAGTGCTTGTTATTGGCGTTATTTTTATACAACTTTTGCTACAATGGTGGTGGAAAAGGTAA
- the LOC130613256 gene encoding oxysterol-binding protein-related protein 8-like isoform X1, with protein sequence MEEHVQRASLSDVSSPRTEYEIETFNKNSTSTLPTTATSASPHPSDDRSKLTNKESFKVRKRTYKKEKKKKEKEFSSAIKDKSVTIVSSWLKIRGTLKSWSKYWCVVKPEVIIVYKSDSQHHWVGTILINNCEFIERPSSKEGFCFKIFQPYGQSIWATKGPKGEVAGSLVQPMPKDHLIFRAANEEIGRCWLDALEVAQSTSLISSSDKIQSDLYGSQHKDTSMAENIYDDGFIGDKSDYSSGEDPPEEEAYGAFTCTDEPVEETSYVAPVEHEEFGEAGETSEEMEEENKSILWALLKQVRPGMDLSKVTLPTFILEPRSFLDKLSDYYYHSDYLATTAMEENPYLRMKEVVKWYLSGFYKKPKGLKKPYNPIIGEMFRCHWPNERNGSRTFFIAEQVSHHPPVSAFYCSNRKDGYAIGGSILAKSKFYGNSSSAILDGTATITFLKLGEDYTVNMPYAHVKGILIGSLTAEYGGVVHIKCEKTGYRADIEFKLKPFWKKSGECNYIAGKIRMGNDVLSKIEGRWDGEIFITEYIKDNQTVEDPIPEVYFSPTPEVKRSRLKRHTVKDDAQEEYESERLWSQVSIAIKEADQTAATREKLVLEDAQRKLHKELKEKDEQWTPRYFERDPDSTNTHAWIYKYKDLRAWDTGADLMQYEYKGIIKTQTRHKVPLVKRTTSIANILTNTTPEKVKRLPSIREPESESGSRKNSYDRTSNYSTRSEDDAFTGIGKMKRVSIEDTLKACLKPLVDSNIETKKQLTALRAELRRFRESMSDAGILSFRDVVLVIGVIFIQLLLQWWWKR encoded by the exons ATGGAGGAACATGTGCAAAGAGCATCTCTTTCAG ATGTGTCATCTCCAAGAACAGAATATGAAATTGAAACATTTAAT AAGAATTCCACGTCAACATTGCCAACAACTGCCACATCAGCTAGTCCACATCCTTCAGATGATCGAAGCAAGTTAACAAACAAAGAAAGTTTTAag GTAAGGAAACGAACATACaagaaggagaagaagaagaaagaaaaagaattttcaTCTGCAATTAAGGACAAGTCAGTTACAATTGTCTCCTCCTGGTTGAAG ATACGAGGAACGTTAAAAAGTTGGTCAAAATACTGGTGCGTGGTGAAACCTGAAGTGATAATTGTTTACAAGAGTGATTCA CAACACCACTGGGTTGGAACCATTTTGATCAATAATTGTGAATTCATTGAAAGGCCCTCATCAAAAGAAGGATTTTGCTTCAAAATATTTCAACCTTATGGACAGAGTATATGGGCGACAAAG GGGCCAAAGGGCGAGGTAGCTGGATCTTTAGTGCAGCCCATGCCCAAAGATCATTTGATATTTCGTGCAGCCAATGAAGAAATAG GACGATGTTGGTTGGACGCATTGGAGGTTGCTCAAAGTACTTCTTTGATCAGTTCATCTGATAAAAT TCAAAGTGATTTATATGGCTCCCAACACAAGGATACTTCTATGGCTGAAA atatttACGACGATGGTTTTATTggt GACAAATCAGATTACTCCAGTGGCGAAGACCCACCTGAAGAAGAAG CTTATGGAGCTTTCACATGTACAGATGAGCCGGTGGAAGAAACCTCTTATGTTGCTCCAGTAGAACATGAAGAATTCGGTGAA GCTGGTGAAACATCAGAGGAGATGGAGGAAGAGAACAAAAGCATACTGTGGGCTTTGTTGAAACAA GTTCGACCGGgaatggacctttcaaaagtGACGCTACCTACGTTTATATTAGAACCCAGATCCTTTCTCGACAAACTGTCCGATTATTACTACCATTCAGATTATTTAGCAAC AACTGCAATGGAGGAAAATCCCTACTTGAGAATGAAGGAAGTGGTTAAGTGGTATCTTTCTGGATTTTATAAAAAACCGAAG GGATTAAAAAAACCATACAATCCGATCATCGGCGAAATGTTTCGTTGCCATTGGCCCAACGAACGCAATGGATCCCGGACGTTTTTCATAGCAGAGCAAGTCTCCCATCATCCACCTGTATCAGCATTTTATTGTTCTAACCGTAAAGATGGATATGCAATTGGCGGTTCTATATTGGCTAAATCGAAATTTTATG GTAACTCGTCTTCCGCCATCTTGGATGGGACAGCCACAATCACTTTTTTGAAGCTTGGTGAAGACTACACAGTTAACATGCCATACGCACATGTGAAAG gcattctgattggttCACTTACGGCTGAGTATGGCGGCGTGGTTCATATTAAATGTGAAAAAACTGGTTATCGTGCAGATATTGAATTTAAACTAAAG ccatTTTGGAAGAAGAGTGGAGAATGTAATTATATCGCTGGTAAAATTCGCATGGGTAATGATGTCTTGTCAAAAATTGAAGGACGATGG GATGGCGAGATTTTCATTACGGAGTATATCAAAGATAATCAGACTGTGGAAGATCCTATTCCTGAAGTTTATTTTTCTCCTACACCTGAAGTAAAACGGTCGCGTTTGAAGCGTCATACAGTCAAAGATGACGCTCAGGAGGAGTACGAGTCTGAGAGGTTATGGAGTCAGGTGTCGATAGCAATAAAAGAAGCGGACCAG ACGGCTGCTACTCGAGAGAAGTTAGTCCTGGAAGACGCGCAAAGAAAACTTCACAAAGAACTTAAAGAAAAAGACGAACAATGGACGCCTAGATATTTCGAGCGCGATCCAGATTCAACCAATACCCATGCGTGGATATATAAATACAAGGA TTTGAGGGCGTGGGACACAGGTGCAGACTTGATGCAGTACGAATACAAGGGAATTATAAAAACGCAGACCAGACATAAAGTACCGTTGGTCAAACGTACCACCAGCATAGCGAATATTCTTACTAATACGACGCCTGAAAAAGTCAAGCGACTGCCATCGATTAGAGAACCGGAGTCGGAGTCCGGCTCACGTAAAAACTCCTACGaccg GACCAGTAATTATTCAACTCGAAGCGAAGACGACGCTTTTACGGGAATTGGAAAAATGAAACGAGTTTCAATCGAAGATACGTTGAAAGCGTGCCTGAAGCCTCTCGTAGATAGTAACATCGAAACAAAGAAGCAATTAACGGCGTTGCGAGCTGAGCTAAGACGTTTTCGAGAGAGTATGTCTGATGCGGGGATTTTGAGTTTCAGAGACGTAGTGCTTGTTATTGGCGTTATTTTTATACAACTTTTGCTACAATGGTGGTGGAAAAGGTAA
- the LOC130612248 gene encoding uncharacterized protein LOC130612248, with the protein MFCEKSHVCFATTMEKTKQNEANNVIKNEKLWSKLMSTIMGHNTLVPYSQTLHEHIYGGQNDHFHCRGNYYIIMGQSRSNTTTGTLFKLFLRRRRFDVVTILLNTVSFSDMTQSK; encoded by the exons ATGTTTTGCGAGAAAAGTCATGTCTGCTTTGCTACGACGATggaaaaaacgaaacaaaatgaagcgaataatgtgatcaaaaatgaaaaattatggTCAAAGTTAATGAGTACAATTATG GGTCACAACACACTAGTTCCGTACTCACAAACTCTGCATGAACATATCTACGGTGGACAAAACGATCATTTTCATTGTCGAGGAAACTATTATATTATTATGGGACAATCTCGTTCAAATACAACGACAGGTACCTTGTTTAAACTTTTTCTACGACGTCGTCGTTTTGATGTCGTCACAATTTTGCTGAATACCGTGTCTTTTTCAGACATGACACAGTCAAAATAA
- the LOC130612296 gene encoding uncharacterized protein LOC130612296, producing MLLIMDNISDSSANKNYSFYDANIVLPRVKRLSNNNAENDFRDKNEDDEGDIQHMEASFVRKTVPNFPNKKGGMREDNQPSDGSILLLQTPREDDKQQLFVPRPPSKPKPQSSSGKLRASRNGSHRAISTLSNDIGKNLDNSAKNVSKKVNDKELINLYKDFLNERYGNISGPSENDLSSDSDFSVSSLTGAQSSDGGDELGKTLTNSWFQPLYSIPIKNENKKSKNGKMLNKIVISNSRTHINQGSNLTMYKTGSLPDLRSIDKFDLKKVSHVVKNESEAESEPGAQIGYKFRPLPPIPGTSSNISTGLYETIDGRTEKYDWDRKDSKHRSFKEIATFLTLVPKLTTNSVRSRKNDHRLADINQYLPDKKLKIFVGTWNMKGTKSLPDSLDDFLLPPESIYLQDIYVIGTQEGTPFRREWQVRLQETFGPSHVLMQSSNFGVLQLSVFVRRELVWFCSSVEQDTTATRMGHKIKTKGALAMSFSIFGTSFLFITSHFTSHEGKLRDRINDYRSICQNIQLPYTDPRGEERDVTTRFDRVFWFGDFNFRVKKPREVVDKLIHKHRKSKDVVIKELLQHDQLNDVFSRGKIFQGFVEAPIYFMPTYKFDVNTDIYDTSSKQRVPSWTDRVMHKSVPQHHLQPLCYNSCNTIKNSDHRPVYAIFETTVEPYKSKFVIGGGHFDREVYVEANLRRNAPSGSQGNSHVCTIL from the exons ATGCTTTTAATTATGGATAATATCAGTGATTCTTCAGCTAACAAGAACTACTCGTTTTATGATGCAAATATTGTTTTACCTCGTGTGAAAAGACTTTCAAATAATAATGCAGAAAATGACTTCCGTGATAAAAACGAGGATGATGAGGGTGATATACAGCATATGGAAGCTTCTTTTGTAAGAAAGACTGTTCCTAATTTTCCTAATAAGAAAGGTGGTATGAGAGAAGATAATCAACCATCAGATGGTTCAATATTGCTTCTACAAACACCTCGTGAGGATGACAAACAACAACTATTTGTTCCTCGACCACCATCAAAACCCAAACCTCAATCAAGTTCTGGTAAATTAAGAGCTTCTCGGAATGGATCGCATAGGGCAATCTCAACTCTTTCAAATGATATtggaaaaaatttagataatagtGCGAAAAATGTGTCCAAAAAAGTAAATGATAAAGAATTGATAAATTTGTATAAAGACTTTCTTAATGAACGGTATGGAAATATTAGTGGTCCAAGTGAAAATGACCTATCATCAGACAGCGATTTCTCTGTTAGTAGTTTAACTGGTGCTCAAAGCAGTGATGGTGGTGATGAACTAGGCAAGACGCTAACAAATTCTTGGTTTCAACCATTGTATAGTATtcctattaaaaatgaaaataaaaagtcaaaaaatggaaaaatgttgaataaaatAGTAATCTCTAATTCAAGGACACATATCAATCAAGGATCTAATTTAACAATGTATAAAACTGGATCTTTACCAGACCTTCGTTCTATTgataaatttgatttaaaaaaggtCAGCCATGTTGTGAAAAATGAGTCAGAGGCTGAAAGTGAACCAGGAGCACAAATTGGGTATAAATTTCGACCATTGCCTCCTATACCGGGTACTTCATCCAATATTAGTACTGGTTTATATGAAACTATTGATGGTAGGACTGAAAAATATGACTGGGATAGAAAAGACAGTAAACATCGTTCATTCAAAGAAATAGCAACGTTTTTAACATTAGTTCCGAAGTTGACTACTAACTCTGTCAGAAGTAGAAAAAACGACCATAGACTTGCTGATATCAACCAATACCTTCcagataaaaagttaaaaatatttgttggtACATGGAATATGAAAGGAACAAAG TCTTTGCCTGATTCTCTTGATGACTTCTTGCTTCCTCCGGAAAGCATATACTTACAAGATATATATGTAATTGGTACTCAAGAGGGAACACCGTTTAG ACGAGAATGGCAAGTAAGACTTCAAGAAACATTTGGACCATCACATGTCTTGATGCAGTCCAGTAATTTTGGCGTTCTACAGCTGTCTGTGTTTGTTCGGAGGGAACttgtttggttttgttcca GTGTGGAACAAGATACAACAGCAACACGGATGGGCCACAAAATCAAAACCAAG GGTGCGCTTGCCATGTCTTTCAGTATATTTGGTACATCCTTCTTGTTCATAACATCTCATTTTACGT CACATGAAGGGAAGCTTCGTGACAGGATCAATGATTACAGAAGTATATGTCAAAACATTCAACTTCCATATACTGATCCAAGAGGAGAAGAAA GAGATGTGACAACTCGGTTCGATCGTGTATTTTGGTTTGGCGATTTTAATTTCCGTGTCAAGAAACCACGTGAGGTTGTTGACAAACTCATTCACAAACATCGCAAAAGCAAGGACGTTGTCATCAAAGAACTGTTGCAGCATGATCAGCTGAATGATGTGTTTTCACGTGGAAAAATATTTCAAGGATTCGTCGAAGCTCCTATTTATTTCATGCCGACTTATAAATTCGACGTTAATACAGATATATACGATACATCTTCAAAGCAACGTGTACCATCTTGGACT gATCGAGTGATGCATAAATCCGTGCCTCAACACCATTTGCAACCATTATGTTATAATTCTTGTAACACGATCAAAAATTCCGATCATAG ACCCGTTTATGCGATATTTGAAACAACTGTTGAACCATACAAATCCAA gtttgtaATTGGAGGAGGACATTTTGACAGAGAAGTTTACGTTGAAG CTAATCTGAGAAGAAATGCACCGTCAGGTTCGCAAGGAAACAGCCATGTTTGTACTATACTGTAA
- the LOC130613256 gene encoding oxysterol-binding protein-related protein 8-like isoform X3, which yields MKNSTSTLPTTATSASPHPSDDRSKLTNKESFKVRKRTYKKEKKKKEKEFSSAIKDKSVTIVSSWLKIRGTLKSWSKYWCVVKPEVIIVYKSDSQHHWVGTILINNCEFIERPSSKEGFCFKIFQPYGQSIWATKGPKGEVAGSLVQPMPKDHLIFRAANEEIGRCWLDALEVAQSTSLISSSDKIQSDLYGSQHKDTSMAENIYDDGFIGDKSDYSSGEDPPEEEAYGAFTCTDEPVEETSYVAPVEHEEFGEAGETSEEMEEENKSILWALLKQVRPGMDLSKVTLPTFILEPRSFLDKLSDYYYHSDYLATTAMEENPYLRMKEVVKWYLSGFYKKPKGLKKPYNPIIGEMFRCHWPNERNGSRTFFIAEQVSHHPPVSAFYCSNRKDGYAIGGSILAKSKFYGNSSSAILDGTATITFLKLGEDYTVNMPYAHVKGILIGSLTAEYGGVVHIKCEKTGYRADIEFKLKPFWKKSGECNYIAGKIRMGNDVLSKIEGRWDGEIFITEYIKDNQTVEDPIPEVYFSPTPEVKRSRLKRHTVKDDAQEEYESERLWSQVSIAIKEADQTAATREKLVLEDAQRKLHKELKEKDEQWTPRYFERDPDSTNTHAWIYKYKDLRAWDTGADLMQYEYKGIIKTQTRHKVPLVKRTTSIANILTNTTPEKVKRLPSIREPESESGSRKNSYDRTSNYSTRSEDDAFTGIGKMKRVSIEDTLKACLKPLVDSNIETKKQLTALRAELRRFRESMSDAGILSFRDVVLVIGVIFIQLLLQWWWKR from the exons ATG AAGAATTCCACGTCAACATTGCCAACAACTGCCACATCAGCTAGTCCACATCCTTCAGATGATCGAAGCAAGTTAACAAACAAAGAAAGTTTTAag GTAAGGAAACGAACATACaagaaggagaagaagaagaaagaaaaagaattttcaTCTGCAATTAAGGACAAGTCAGTTACAATTGTCTCCTCCTGGTTGAAG ATACGAGGAACGTTAAAAAGTTGGTCAAAATACTGGTGCGTGGTGAAACCTGAAGTGATAATTGTTTACAAGAGTGATTCA CAACACCACTGGGTTGGAACCATTTTGATCAATAATTGTGAATTCATTGAAAGGCCCTCATCAAAAGAAGGATTTTGCTTCAAAATATTTCAACCTTATGGACAGAGTATATGGGCGACAAAG GGGCCAAAGGGCGAGGTAGCTGGATCTTTAGTGCAGCCCATGCCCAAAGATCATTTGATATTTCGTGCAGCCAATGAAGAAATAG GACGATGTTGGTTGGACGCATTGGAGGTTGCTCAAAGTACTTCTTTGATCAGTTCATCTGATAAAAT TCAAAGTGATTTATATGGCTCCCAACACAAGGATACTTCTATGGCTGAAA atatttACGACGATGGTTTTATTggt GACAAATCAGATTACTCCAGTGGCGAAGACCCACCTGAAGAAGAAG CTTATGGAGCTTTCACATGTACAGATGAGCCGGTGGAAGAAACCTCTTATGTTGCTCCAGTAGAACATGAAGAATTCGGTGAA GCTGGTGAAACATCAGAGGAGATGGAGGAAGAGAACAAAAGCATACTGTGGGCTTTGTTGAAACAA GTTCGACCGGgaatggacctttcaaaagtGACGCTACCTACGTTTATATTAGAACCCAGATCCTTTCTCGACAAACTGTCCGATTATTACTACCATTCAGATTATTTAGCAAC AACTGCAATGGAGGAAAATCCCTACTTGAGAATGAAGGAAGTGGTTAAGTGGTATCTTTCTGGATTTTATAAAAAACCGAAG GGATTAAAAAAACCATACAATCCGATCATCGGCGAAATGTTTCGTTGCCATTGGCCCAACGAACGCAATGGATCCCGGACGTTTTTCATAGCAGAGCAAGTCTCCCATCATCCACCTGTATCAGCATTTTATTGTTCTAACCGTAAAGATGGATATGCAATTGGCGGTTCTATATTGGCTAAATCGAAATTTTATG GTAACTCGTCTTCCGCCATCTTGGATGGGACAGCCACAATCACTTTTTTGAAGCTTGGTGAAGACTACACAGTTAACATGCCATACGCACATGTGAAAG gcattctgattggttCACTTACGGCTGAGTATGGCGGCGTGGTTCATATTAAATGTGAAAAAACTGGTTATCGTGCAGATATTGAATTTAAACTAAAG ccatTTTGGAAGAAGAGTGGAGAATGTAATTATATCGCTGGTAAAATTCGCATGGGTAATGATGTCTTGTCAAAAATTGAAGGACGATGG GATGGCGAGATTTTCATTACGGAGTATATCAAAGATAATCAGACTGTGGAAGATCCTATTCCTGAAGTTTATTTTTCTCCTACACCTGAAGTAAAACGGTCGCGTTTGAAGCGTCATACAGTCAAAGATGACGCTCAGGAGGAGTACGAGTCTGAGAGGTTATGGAGTCAGGTGTCGATAGCAATAAAAGAAGCGGACCAG ACGGCTGCTACTCGAGAGAAGTTAGTCCTGGAAGACGCGCAAAGAAAACTTCACAAAGAACTTAAAGAAAAAGACGAACAATGGACGCCTAGATATTTCGAGCGCGATCCAGATTCAACCAATACCCATGCGTGGATATATAAATACAAGGA TTTGAGGGCGTGGGACACAGGTGCAGACTTGATGCAGTACGAATACAAGGGAATTATAAAAACGCAGACCAGACATAAAGTACCGTTGGTCAAACGTACCACCAGCATAGCGAATATTCTTACTAATACGACGCCTGAAAAAGTCAAGCGACTGCCATCGATTAGAGAACCGGAGTCGGAGTCCGGCTCACGTAAAAACTCCTACGaccg GACCAGTAATTATTCAACTCGAAGCGAAGACGACGCTTTTACGGGAATTGGAAAAATGAAACGAGTTTCAATCGAAGATACGTTGAAAGCGTGCCTGAAGCCTCTCGTAGATAGTAACATCGAAACAAAGAAGCAATTAACGGCGTTGCGAGCTGAGCTAAGACGTTTTCGAGAGAGTATGTCTGATGCGGGGATTTTGAGTTTCAGAGACGTAGTGCTTGTTATTGGCGTTATTTTTATACAACTTTTGCTACAATGGTGGTGGAAAAGGTAA